TACCTTCTTCTTTTCAGTAATCTGCTGACAAGCTTCTATAGCTTCGTTCATTCTGAGGCCAACAATTACTTTGACTTTGTCCTTATTGATCAATGAGTATGTGGCGTCTATTGCCTTCTTGGGGCTGGCTTCATCATCGAAATAAATTACTTCAATGGGCCGTTTCTTCCCCTGAACCATTACACCTCCATTTTTATTTAAGTCCGCAAGGGCGATTTCAATTCCATCTTTTTCAAGAAGGCCCATGGCTGCCATTGGCCCACTTAGGGTTAGGATCGCTCCGACCTTGAATGTTTCCGGTTGTTTCTCTGCCGCCGTGGCATTTTTCACTAAATACAGGGGGCACAGCACCATTGCCAATACAAGTAGTCCTGCCAAACAATGTCTCCACTTTTCAATTTTAACGCACATAGCACGCTCCTTTTAAATTCTTCCCCTCTATTGATTTGGGGAATTTTTTAAATATTTAAAAGCTCCACCTGATAAAGATATACGTTGCTCAGCAATACACCATACTCTCAGGCACCCAAATAGGCCTTCCTTATTTCTTCTTCCCTGGACATTAGATTATCCGTTGTTCCTTCTGCGACGATTCTTCCATTCGAAATGACGTAACCTCGTGTGGCCGAACCCAAGGCAAATTTGGCATTTTGCTCCACAAGCAACACTGTCAAACCTAATTGAACCAAATGTTTTATGGTTGTTGCAAGATTCTTGACAATTATTGGAGCCAAACCCAAACAAGGCTCATCCATGATCAACAACTTGGGATCATTCATTAAGGCTCGGCCAACAACCAGCATGGATTGTTCTCCCCCGCTTAAAGTCCCTCCTTTCTGTTTTGATCTTTCTTGCAATCTTGGGAATATTTGAAAAATTTCGTCCAATTTCTTTTTGTTACTTTTGGTATCATGAACATAGCCGCCCACCAGAAGATTTTCCAAAACCGTCATTTCATAAAATACCTTGCGTCCTTCCGGTACTTGTGAAATACCCAAACGCACGATATCGGATGTAGGCAGGCCTTTCAAATCTTTACCTTCAAAAGCTACTCTCCCACTTCCAATATTTATCAACCCGCAAATGCTCCGCAGAAGAGTTGATTTTCCAGATCCGTTAGGGCCAAACAAGGATACTATTTCGCCTTTTTCAACAGTCAGATCCAGACCGTGCAAAACCTCTGTTTTTCCATATCTTACAAAGATATTCTTAATGGTCAGCACATCATTCTCCCAGATATACTTCGGATACCTTTTTACTACTGATAATCTCCGAAGGAGTCCCTTCGCAGACAAGTTCGCCAAAATTTAGAACCATCACCCTGTCCGCTACACTCATGACCGCCTCTAAGTTATGATCTATCAGCAATATGGATGTCCCCGCTGTTTTTGTTTTTCTCATCAAATCCAAAACCTCTTGTGATTCAGATTGGTTTAGTCCAGCCAGCGGCTCATCCAACAGCAACAATTTAGGCTCAGATGCCAACGCAGACGCGACGGCCACTCTTTTTTTGTCAATAATGGATAATTCATTTACCGGCCTATTCATGTATTTGCTGTTAAAATTGACGAACTTTAAAACGTCTTTGAGTATGTTTGATGCACGTTCATCGGTTTCTCTTTGGCTTCTATTGATAGAAATGAGACTCAAAATATTCCTTAGACCTGTTTTGACCCGCGACGAATGGCCGATAATTATATTATCTGCGGCCGTGAGATTTTCAAAAACAGTAAGAGTCTGAAAGGTTCTTGCTATCCCCAATTTGACGATATCATGTCGGGGTAAGCCATCAAGGCTTCTTTGGCAAAAAACCACATGACCTTTGTCTGGCTTTATAAAATTGGTTAGCAGGTTGAGCAAAGTGGTTTTTCCTGCTCCATTCGGTCCGATCAAAGCTAAAATAGTCGCTTTCTCGATTTCGAAACTGACCTCCCTTATTGCATTTAGGCCTCCAAACGATTTACAAAGATTTTCCGCTTTAAGTAGGATCATCGCTTATTGTCCGGCTTAAAATAGTTTTTAACAAACCTGCAATCCCGCCCCTGAGATAGAGCATCACCAATACAATGATCAACCCATACGCCACCATGCGCCAATTACCCAGCACTTCTAAATAGAGCGACAATGTAATAAGAAGGTAAGCTCCGAAGAAGGGTCCTATGAGACTGGCCAGCCCGCCGATAATGATAATGGTTATGAATTCCGTAGACCCGGCCATGGCAAAGGAACCCGGATCAATATGACCCAGGTAAAAGCCATAGAGCACTCCTCCTAATCCAGCAAGGAGGCATGTTAAGGCAAAGCACTGGGATTTTCTCGCGTTAACGTTAACTCCAAGGGATTCCGCTAAGGACTCATTTTCTCGTATGGCAATCAGTTCCTTACCGAACTGTGACTTTACGAGCAAGGCAATACCGCTTACAACCAGGAGTACCATGAAATGAATGAAGTAGTACCAATGAATTAATTCGAATTCCAAATCATATAAACCTGGTATGATGATCCCTGCCCTAGGGAGGTTGAGTCCCATAAATCCACCGGTGACCGGAGACCAGTTATAATAAATGGAATAAAATATTTCTCCTAAAATAAGCGTCCCGATTGAAAAATATATGCCTGACAATCTAAGAATTGCCACTCCCAACAAGAGGGCAAAAAAAGCCGTCAAAATGGGAGCCACCGCTAAGCCCACCCAGAATGAAACTCCAAAGCGTTGCGCTAAAACTGCAGAGATATAGGCCCCTATCCCCACAAATGCGGCATTCCCAAAGGATACATACCCCATATACCCGGTAAGCAGATTCAACCCCGATGCTATGATAATCAAAACCCCGGTTATGGTCATCAAATGAACAATATTTTCCGGGGCGATGGCTGGAATAGCGGCATAACCCAAAAGGATAATCCCGATGATGAGGTTCTTTTTATTCAAAGCTCATTCCCCGAAAAGGCCTTTTGGCCGCAAAATGAAAATGATCAAAAGTGTGAGCATCGTGAAGGCATAAGCGAAGGTAGGGGCAACGGCAAAAGCCAAAACATTTTGTAGTACACCGACCATCAGTCCAGCTATTACAGTGCCCAGGATGCTCCCCATGCCTCCAAAAACCACGATGACAAATGCCATGATCATCGGAGAAAAGCCCATGGCCGGGTTTACCGAAGCAAGTGACCCAACCATGGAACCAGCTACCGCGGCGAAAGCGCCACCCAAAAAAAACACGGAAAAGGATACTCGATTTGTGTTAATTCCCACCAATTGGGCTGTTTCTGAATCTGAGCTTGCCGCCCTGATGGCCCGGCCAATTTTAGTCTTTTTTAGCACGGCAGCCATCGACAGAAGAATAATCAGACACAGCCCGGCCAATATTAATTTTTGTAAATTGGCATACAGGCCCCAGAACCTGAATACTTTCTGATTAGCTATGGCATGGATGTGAAGCTCTCTGGGGCCCATGATTATCCAGCCAATATTCTCTAGCGCATAATAAATCCCCAAACCAGCCACTAAAGCCACCCAATCTGCACTGCCCTTCAATTGCCGAAACACGCTCCTTTCTATGAAAACCGAAAGCCCTCCTGCCAGAACCATGGCAATGAAGGTAGCCAGATAAATATTGAATCCCAACTTGGTCGCAAATATGTGACAGGCAAAGGCCCCCCACATATAGACTGCTCCGTGAGCCAGATTAATTATGCGATAGACACCGAAAATCAAGGTAAGCCCCAAGGCAACCAAAATGTAG
This genomic interval from Deltaproteobacteria bacterium contains the following:
- a CDS encoding ABC transporter ATP-binding protein: MLTIKNIFVRYGKTEVLHGLDLTVEKGEIVSLFGPNGSGKSTLLRSICGLINIGSGRVAFEGKDLKGLPTSDIVRLGISQVPEGRKVFYEMTVLENLLVGGYVHDTKSNKKKLDEIFQIFPRLQERSKQKGGTLSGGEQSMLVVGRALMNDPKLLIMDEPCLGLAPIIVKNLATTIKHLVQLGLTVLLVEQNAKFALGSATRGYVISNGRIVAEGTTDNLMSREEEIRKAYLGA
- a CDS encoding ABC transporter ATP-binding protein; the encoded protein is MILLKAENLCKSFGGLNAIREVSFEIEKATILALIGPNGAGKTTLLNLLTNFIKPDKGHVVFCQRSLDGLPRHDIVKLGIARTFQTLTVFENLTAADNIIIGHSSRVKTGLRNILSLISINRSQRETDERASNILKDVLKFVNFNSKYMNRPVNELSIIDKKRVAVASALASEPKLLLLDEPLAGLNQSESQEVLDLMRKTKTAGTSILLIDHNLEAVMSVADRVMVLNFGELVCEGTPSEIISSKKVSEVYLGE
- a CDS encoding branched-chain amino acid ABC transporter permease; protein product: MGYAAIPAIAPENIVHLMTITGVLIIIASGLNLLTGYMGYVSFGNAAFVGIGAYISAVLAQRFGVSFWVGLAVAPILTAFFALLLGVAILRLSGIYFSIGTLILGEIFYSIYYNWSPVTGGFMGLNLPRAGIIIPGLYDLEFELIHWYYFIHFMVLLVVSGIALLVKSQFGKELIAIRENESLAESLGVNVNARKSQCFALTCLLAGLGGVLYGFYLGHIDPGSFAMAGSTEFITIIIIGGLASLIGPFFGAYLLITLSLYLEVLGNWRMVAYGLIIVLVMLYLRGGIAGLLKTILSRTISDDPT
- a CDS encoding branched-chain amino acid ABC transporter permease gives rise to the protein MFTFDIISQQILNGLLTGTSYILVALGLTLIFGVYRIINLAHGAVYMWGAFACHIFATKLGFNIYLATFIAMVLAGGLSVFIERSVFRQLKGSADWVALVAGLGIYYALENIGWIIMGPRELHIHAIANQKVFRFWGLYANLQKLILAGLCLIILLSMAAVLKKTKIGRAIRAASSDSETAQLVGINTNRVSFSVFFLGGAFAAVAGSMVGSLASVNPAMGFSPMIMAFVIVVFGGMGSILGTVIAGLMVGVLQNVLAFAVAPTFAYAFTMLTLLIIFILRPKGLFGE